In Microbacterium sp. ABRD28, the genomic stretch AGTCAACGCGACCGCGGCGGCCATACCGGCGACAGATCGCCTGTTCGACGTCTTCATGACATCCTCCTCGTTTCCTCCAGGATACCCCTCCCCCGTATAGCGCCGGCGGGGTGCGGAGCATTCCCAAGGCGCTAGGGCACCACGATGCTGAAGTCCGGGTCCCCGCGCTCGAGCACCCCGAGCAGCTGCACGAGCAGCGCCACATCACCGGTGACGCCCAGCCCTGCCCGTCGCGCACCCGCGACATCCCCCGCCGCCAACGGCGCGAGCGCCGCGCGCGGCACCGAGACCGTCACCGCGCACTCCCCCCGGCCGTCGCGCACCGCGGTGAAGACGCCGTTGCGGAGCGTTGCGCGGTACACCTCGCCGTGGTCGGGGAAGACCCACCCGATCGCAAGATCCATCTCCCACGCAGAGGGCCCGTCGACCTGCACGGCGAGCGCGTCGAGGAACTGCCGCGGCGCGAGCGCCGTAAGCACATCGGCCGAGAGCGACACCGGTGTCCCCCGGCTCCCCACCCGCAGCTCGTCCGCACCCATGAGGTAGGCGTTGCGCCACGTGCCGTTCTCGCTGCCGAATCCGAGCTGCTCGAGAACCTCGGCGAGAAGGGCACGGGCATCGGGATGACCCGGGTCGGCGAACACGGCATGATCGAGCAGCTGCGCGGCCCACCTCAGGTCGCCCTCCGCGGCGGCGCTGCGCGCCCGGTCCACGACCGCGTCGACCCCACCCATCGCGTCGACGTACCGCTCGGCCTCGGCCCCGGGCGGATGCCGCCAGAGCCGCGCCGGATTGCCGTCGTACCAGCCCATGTAGCGCTGGTAGATCGCTTTGACGTTGTGGCTCACCGAGCCGTAGTACCCGCGCGCATGCCAGGCGCGCTCGAGCACCGGCGGGAGGCGGAACTGCTCGGCGATCTCGATCCCCGTGAGCCCGCGGTTCAGCAGGCGGAGGGTCTGGTCGTGCAGGTAGGCGTACAGGTCGCGCTGCTCGCCGAGATACTGCAGCGCGCGCTCGCGCCCCCACGTCGGCCAGTGGTGCGAGGCGAACACCACCTCGAGGTCGTCGCCGAAGAGCGCGATCGCCTCGGTGAGGTACCCGGCCCACGCGCGCGCGTCGCGCACGAGCGCCCCGCGGATGGTCAGCACGTTGTGCAGGGTGTGCGTGGCGTTCTCGGCGATGCAGAGCGCCCGGGCGTCGGAGAAGAAGATGTGCATCTCGGCGGGCGCTTCCGAACCCGGCGCGAGCTGGAACACCATCCGCACCCCGTCGATCGTGCGTTCCTCTCCGGTCCGCGAGAGAAGGTCGGTGGGCGGGATGAGCGTCACCGTACCGGTCGAGGTCGTCTGCCCGAGCCCCGCACCGACGCTCCCCCGCGGTCCCTTCTCGAGCACCGCGCCGTACATGTACGCCGCGCGGCGCGTCATCGCCGTGCCGGCGGACAGGTTCTCCGAGATCGCGTGCTCGAGGAACCCGTCGGGTGCGAGCACCGGCACCTCGCCCGCATCGACGGCCGCCTGCGTGGTGACGCCCTTCACCCCGCCGAAGTGGTCGACGTGGCTGTGGGTGTAGATCACCGCGGCGACCGGCCGGTCACCCCGCACCGAGCGGTACAGCCCGAGGGCGGCCGCGGCGGTCTCGGTCGAGATGAGCGGGTCGATGACGATCACCCCGCGCTCGCCCTCGACGAAGGTGATGTTCGACAGGTCGAGCCCGCGCACCTGGAAGATCCCGTCGACGAGCTCGAAGAGTCCCTGACGGGCGACGAGCTGCGATTGCCGCCAGAGACTCGGATGCACCGTGGCCGGCGCTTCGCCATCGAGAAACGCGTACGCGTCGGCATCCCACACCACGGCGCCCGCGGCGCCCCGCACCTCGCCGGGGACGAGCGCCGCAAGGAACCCGCGATCGGCGTCGGCGGCGTCCTGCCCGTCGGCGGGGGTCGCGTCTGGCTCGATCACGGCCCGGCCGTCGGATCCGGTGGCCGCGGGGGCGTCGACGTCGTCGTCGGCGCTGCGGCAGGCGGCGCCGTCGTCGCGCCCGGCACCGCCACCCCGACGTCATCCGGCGCTTCCGCGGCATCCCGTGCCCGCCGCTCCACGTGCCACGGTCGCTGCCGGTGCACCTCGAGCAGCTGGGCCCCGAGCCCGAACAGCACCATGGCCAGCCACACCAGGATGTTCAGCCACGGGATCTGCAGGCCGATGATCAGGAGCACCCCGCCGGCGAGCGCCGACACGACCGGCGGAACCCGGTCGCGGAAGATCAGGCGCCCGAGGTAGTGCGCGCTGTAGATGAAGGTCGCCAGCACCATCAGCGTCCACACCAGCAGCCCAGCGAGCGCGAGGGGGAAGCCGACCACCGTCACGGCGAGCACGAGCAGTGCCGGCGGCACGGCGATGGCGCCGATGAATCCGACCAGCAGGGCCTTCCACGGTGAGGGGATGAGGTGATCGGTCACACGGTCGAGCCACCGCGGAATGAGCAGCCCCGCTGCAAGGGTGATGAGGCTCAGCGACACCAGCGCGAAGAGCGCGCCGAGCAGCCAGCCGACGAACACCGCCCACGGCGAGACCTCCATGCGGGGCGTCTCGGGCGGTTCGATCCGCTCGACCGATCCCGCGACCGCGCCGTCGGCGATCTGCGCCTCGTCCCCGCTGACGTAGGTGAGATCGCCGCCGATCGATCCGTCGACCCGCAGCCGCTCGGTGCTGAGGTACACGTCTCGACCGACGTCGCCGGAGACGATCGTTGCCCCCGTGGCTCCGACGACGTCGGCGTCGATCAGCGCGCCCTCGTCGACGCGCAGCGATTGGGCGAACACCGTGGCGCTTCGCGTCACCTCGCCGCTGATCGTCACCGCCTGCCCGGCGAGCCGGACGTCGCCGTCGACCGTGCCGGTGATCGTGATGGTCTGCGCGGCAGCGATGATGTCACCGGTGACGTCGCCGCTGACGGTGACGCTCTGGCCGGCGGCGTAGACGTCACCGTCGACGGTGCCCGAGACATCCACGGCGACGCCGGAGTAGAACTGGGGCCCCTCCCCGTCGTTCGATGGCGCGACGACGACGGCGGCACCGCCGGTGCCGAGGAGCAGGATGACGGTCGTCACCGTCACCGCGAGGAACGGCCGCGCGACGCGTCGCCACGTCGTTCGCGCGCGGGGAACAGTCTGCGTATCGGTCATACGCCCACGGTCGTCGCGCTCGCACGCCGCAGGCAGGTCGAACGTCCCGCCGCGCCGCCCGCGGCCCGCCCGCGCCGCACCCCACGGGGCCGGCGCATCGCTGACATATTCTGCGCGCCCGCGCAACCTCCTCCCCCGTGTCCGACGCCCCACGCAGAATGAAGCAATGGCTTCATCTCTGGCCCCCGATCCCACGACCGATGAAGGTCGTTCCACACCCTCTTCCTACGGCGTCCTGTGGTCGCGCGTCGAAGACGGCTTCTACGTCGCCAACCGCGACGGCGTCTTCCTCGGCTACCTCGACCGCGAGGCCGATGGCACCTATCGCGTCTTCAACGGCCGCTCCCGCAAGGTCGGTGAGGCACCCGACCGTCGCGCGGCGATGGCCGTGCTCCTCTCCCATCACGACGAGGAGGCGATGGCATGAGCCTCACCACCGGCGACGAGCTGGTGTCGGTCGTCTACGTCAGCAAGGCCCGGGCGGATGTCGGCGACGACACGCTCCGCGACATCCTCACCGAGAGCCGTGAGAACAACGCCCAGTCGGGCGTGACCGGCGTGCTGCTGTACCGCGACGGCCAGTTCGTGCAGGTGCTCGAGGGCCCGCGCGACTCCGTGCAGAGCCTGGTGGCGACGATCACGGCCGATCCGCGTCACGGCGACATCCGCATCGTGCTCGACGAGCCGATCGACGAGCGCCAGTTCGGCGACTGGACGATGGAGTTCCGCCCCGTCGCGACACCGCAGACCGCCCTGCCCGAGGGGTTCCGCGACACGTTCGATGATCTGGATGCCGCGGAGAGCCCCGACCGCGCTGCCCGCGCCGTTCACGACATCGGACGGTGGGTCAAGGCGCGCACCCTCCGGGGTTAACCCGGAGTTTCACCCCACAATCACCCTCATTTGACCCGGAACTGATCCATTCAGGCGCACATAAAGTAGCGTCAGCAGAGAGAGTTCGGACGCAAACGCCGACTCTCAGTCCGAACCGCGGGTCACCCGAACACCTGCGGTCGAAAACCTCGCTCGGTCCGGTGGCAGGCACCCGTCGCACCCCAGAACGCGACGCCGATCACCGACCCCCCGAATCGCAGGTGCCGTGACCCGTCCCACAGCGGGTCACGGCACCTGTTCTGTCGATCATCACCGGCGCCGTTGCGCATCCGCCCGCGCCACGCCGCGTTCCGTGCACGGATGCGCACCCCCTTCCGCGCGTCGCATGGTGCGTTCTCCGCACATTTGTGCACATACGTGCAATTGACGCGGGATGGGCTTTCTGGCTTTCGACGGGCGGATAGGGTTCTCGACGGCTCTGGAAACGGTTCCAGGGATCCGACAAGGGAGTTCAGGATTCAATGAGGCAACGACTTCTGCGGCGCAACAGCTTCTGGCTGGTGTTCTCGCTCGTTCTCATGCTCGTCTCTGCTGTGGGGGCGTCGCTGGTGCAGACCGCCGGCGGCAGCGTCGAGGTCAAAGACATGCAGTGGGAGGCGGCCTCGGGCCGCGAGATGAACGCGCTGCTGTTCAAACCGGTGGCGGCGTCGGCCGACGACCCGCGTCCCGCGATCGTCGTCAGCCACGGCTGGTGGAACAACCGCGAGATGCAGACGGCGAACTACGTCGAGCTCGCACGTCGCGGGTACGTCGTCGTCTCGATCGACATGTACGGCCACGGCGACTCCGACCCGCTGCCGGCGGGTGAAGAAGCGGTCGGCGGCACCGGCATGTACGACACGGTGAAGCTCCTCGCCGACCTGCCCTACGTCGACACCGAGCGCATCGGCGTCTCGGGGCACTCCAACGGCGCCCGTGCCGCGAACTTCTCCGTCGCCCTCGACAACGAGGCCGACACCCCGCTCATCGCCTCGGTGCTGCTGGTCGACAACGACGCGGTCTACACCGATGAGGAGGGCGCGTACACGAACGTCTACGGCCCCCGCGACACCGGGATCGTGCAGGCGCAGTACGACGAGTTCTTCTTCCGCAGCTATGACGCCGAGGGCAACGCGCTGACCCCGCCGCGCGAGTTCCTCTCCACCCCGAACGCCCAGTCGTTCCTCTCGTTCGGCGCCGACCCGGCCGACGCCGAGCAGCGCGAGGGCTTCGAGGTGTACACCGAGAACGTCGACGGCGATGAGGCGATGCGCGTCATCTACTCGCTGCCGCAGACGCACCCGTGGTCGACGATCTCGAGCGCCGCGGTCGGCCACCTGGTCGACTTCTTCGAGGAGTCGCTGGGGGCTCCGAACCCGATCCCGGCGAGCAACCAGATCTGGCAGATCAAGGAGATCTTCACCACGATCGGGCTGATCGGCTTCGGTGTCTTCCTCGTCGCCTTCACGCGCGCCATGCTCGCGGTGCCCGCGTTCGCGCGGCTCCGCGTGACCGAGCCCGTGCCCGCTGCCGCGCCGACCCGCAAGGGCCTCGCGTGGTTCTGGGGCGGACTCGCTCTCTCGGTCGGCGTCTCGGCGATCAGCTATGTGCTGCTGAGTCAGGCGCCCTGGGCGGGCGGCATCGCGTTCGGCGTCACCAACCTCATCGCCCCCGGTGTGCCGTGGTTCATCGGAATCTGGGCGGCGATCAACGGCCTCGCGGCCATCGCCATCATGGTGGTGTCGTACCTGGTGTTCGGGCGCGAGAGCGGCCAAGACCTGCGCGCATCGGGCGTGCTCCCCGGATGGGGCCGGTTCTTCCAGGGCATCGGCCTGGCGCTCGTCACGGTCGTGGCCGCGTTCCTCATCGTCTTCGTCTTGGACTACTTCTTCACCACCGACTTCCGCCTGTGGGTGGTCGCGGTGAAGGTGTTCACGCCCGAGAAGATCTGGTTCGCGCTGCTCGTGCTGCCGCTGTTCCTGGTGTACTTCTTCGCCAACTCGGTGGCGATCAATGGGTTCAACCGCTTCACCCTGGCGGGCAAGGAGTGGCTGAACACCCTCGTGCTGGCGGTGTTCAACGCTCTCGGGCCGGTCATCCTCGTCGTGCTGCAGTACACGACGTTCTTCATCACCGGCGAGACGATCCCCGGCTTCGGGGGCATCTTCAGCATCTGGCTGTTCCCCGTCATCCTGATCCTCGCGGTGGCGGCGGTGATCAGCCGAAAGATCTACCGAGCGACGAACAACCCCTACATCGGGGGCTTCGTGAACGCCGCCGTCGTGACCCTCATCTCGGTCTCGAACTCGCTCGTCTTCGTCTGACACTCGCTCCCGCTTCGGTGACTCGGGCCCGGCGCTTCGGCGTCGGGCCCGAGCCGCCGATGAGGAGCAGGGCGAGAGTTGCTCCCGCCGCCACCCCGCCGAGCACCGCGGCGGATGCGGCGACATCGCCCGCCCCGACCCACCCCGCGATCGGATAGGTCACCAGGTAGCACGCGTGAGACAGCGCGAACTGCGCGGCGAACACCAGCGACCGGTTCTCCGGGTTCGCCGCCTCGGCAAGAAGGCGGCCCGTCGGCGTCGCGATCAGTGACGTCCCTACCCCGAGCACCAGCCATGCAGCGAGCATCCCCCACCACGCCGCGCCGCTTCCCGCCGGAGCCAGCGCCGCTGCCACCCCTCCCGCCAGTCCGCCCGAGACGATGACGGCCCCGGTCTGCATGACGGCCGGCACCGACCACCGCGCCACCGCGCGCGGCACGGCGAGCGCCGCCACCACCGACCCGGCGCCGAACACCGCGAGGGCGAGCGCGACGGCGGCGTCCTCCGCTCCCGCACGATCCTTCACGAGCACGACGGTGTTCACCAGCACGAGGGCGACGCCCGTCGCGACGACGACGTTCGCGACGAGCACGAAGCGGAGCGACGGCGTCCGCAGGAAGGTCCGCGCA encodes the following:
- a CDS encoding polymer-forming cytoskeletal protein; the protein is MTDTQTVPRARTTWRRVARPFLAVTVTTVILLLGTGGAAVVVAPSNDGEGPQFYSGVAVDVSGTVDGDVYAAGQSVTVSGDVTGDIIAAAQTITITGTVDGDVRLAGQAVTISGEVTRSATVFAQSLRVDEGALIDADVVGATGATIVSGDVGRDVYLSTERLRVDGSIGGDLTYVSGDEAQIADGAVAGSVERIEPPETPRMEVSPWAVFVGWLLGALFALVSLSLITLAAGLLIPRWLDRVTDHLIPSPWKALLVGFIGAIAVPPALLVLAVTVVGFPLALAGLLVWTLMVLATFIYSAHYLGRLIFRDRVPPVVSALAGGVLLIIGLQIPWLNILVWLAMVLFGLGAQLLEVHRQRPWHVERRARDAAEAPDDVGVAVPGATTAPPAAAPTTTSTPPRPPDPTAGP
- a CDS encoding BLUF domain-containing protein — encoded protein: MSLTTGDELVSVVYVSKARADVGDDTLRDILTESRENNAQSGVTGVLLYRDGQFVQVLEGPRDSVQSLVATITADPRHGDIRIVLDEPIDERQFGDWTMEFRPVATPQTALPEGFRDTFDDLDAAESPDRAARAVHDIGRWVKARTLRG
- a CDS encoding alpha/beta fold hydrolase, with translation MRQRLLRRNSFWLVFSLVLMLVSAVGASLVQTAGGSVEVKDMQWEAASGREMNALLFKPVAASADDPRPAIVVSHGWWNNREMQTANYVELARRGYVVVSIDMYGHGDSDPLPAGEEAVGGTGMYDTVKLLADLPYVDTERIGVSGHSNGARAANFSVALDNEADTPLIASVLLVDNDAVYTDEEGAYTNVYGPRDTGIVQAQYDEFFFRSYDAEGNALTPPREFLSTPNAQSFLSFGADPADAEQREGFEVYTENVDGDEAMRVIYSLPQTHPWSTISSAAVGHLVDFFEESLGAPNPIPASNQIWQIKEIFTTIGLIGFGVFLVAFTRAMLAVPAFARLRVTEPVPAAAPTRKGLAWFWGGLALSVGVSAISYVLLSQAPWAGGIAFGVTNLIAPGVPWFIGIWAAINGLAAIAIMVVSYLVFGRESGQDLRASGVLPGWGRFFQGIGLALVTVVAAFLIVFVLDYFFTTDFRLWVVAVKVFTPEKIWFALLVLPLFLVYFFANSVAINGFNRFTLAGKEWLNTLVLAVFNALGPVILVVLQYTTFFITGETIPGFGGIFSIWLFPVILILAVAAVISRKIYRATNNPYIGGFVNAAVVTLISVSNSLVFV
- a CDS encoding alkyl sulfatase dimerization domain-containing protein translates to MIEPDATPADGQDAADADRGFLAALVPGEVRGAAGAVVWDADAYAFLDGEAPATVHPSLWRQSQLVARQGLFELVDGIFQVRGLDLSNITFVEGERGVIVIDPLISTETAAAALGLYRSVRGDRPVAAVIYTHSHVDHFGGVKGVTTQAAVDAGEVPVLAPDGFLEHAISENLSAGTAMTRRAAYMYGAVLEKGPRGSVGAGLGQTTSTGTVTLIPPTDLLSRTGEERTIDGVRMVFQLAPGSEAPAEMHIFFSDARALCIAENATHTLHNVLTIRGALVRDARAWAGYLTEAIALFGDDLEVVFASHHWPTWGRERALQYLGEQRDLYAYLHDQTLRLLNRGLTGIEIAEQFRLPPVLERAWHARGYYGSVSHNVKAIYQRYMGWYDGNPARLWRHPPGAEAERYVDAMGGVDAVVDRARSAAAEGDLRWAAQLLDHAVFADPGHPDARALLAEVLEQLGFGSENGTWRNAYLMGADELRVGSRGTPVSLSADVLTALAPRQFLDALAVQVDGPSAWEMDLAIGWVFPDHGEVYRATLRNGVFTAVRDGRGECAVTVSVPRAALAPLAAGDVAGARRAGLGVTGDVALLVQLLGVLERGDPDFSIVVP
- a CDS encoding MFS transporter, coding for MRAGIVSVLGNRTYRRLFGAQVIALVGTGLLTVALGLLAFELSGAAAGAVLGTALAIKMVAYVGVAPVIAALVHRLPAKAVLVGADLMRLAMAASLPFVTEVWQIYALIFLLQAASATFTPTFQSLIPSVLPAPDDYTRALSLSRIAYDLEAILSPVLAAALLVIVPFSALFAGTAFGFAGSAVLLLVAAVPRVASTESSTFWQRLAGGARTFLRTPSLRFVLVANVVVATGVALVLVNTVVLVKDRAGAEDAAVALALAVFGAGSVVAALAVPRAVARWSVPAVMQTGAVIVSGGLAGGVAAALAPAGSGAAWWGMLAAWLVLGVGTSLIATPTGRLLAEAANPENRSLVFAAQFALSHACYLVTYPIAGWVGAGDVAASAAVLGGVAAGATLALLLIGGSGPTPKRRARVTEAGASVRRRRASSRPR